From a single Spirochaetota bacterium genomic region:
- a CDS encoding Gfo/Idh/MocA family oxidoreductase, protein MKRYRSVIIGCGHRAAAHIEAYRHIDNAKIVACAAPTPTRRDAVAAKYGLTPYADAREMIAKERPDCVHIVTWPDTRVELMTLVSEMNVPLCTTEKPLATSITDYKALCALADHTRTKFAVCHQMRWQKDLIACREAIAAGSIGSIPFIDISCGMNIAGQGTHTLNYGRSLIGDPKAVTVFGNTNGWDDADPGHPAPRSTEAYITFDNGARALWTSGPISPRAGDPKTTWQHIRIGAHASKGHVLWEEFGKWEIEGAAPSVGDFGGMDTWAKENSFAQARFHQAMFGWLNDDTKIPGTSFTASLHECAVIFALYQSSVEHRPISMEDYVPPDNLMERMRS, encoded by the coding sequence ATGAAACGATACAGATCCGTCATCATCGGGTGCGGGCATCGTGCAGCCGCGCATATCGAAGCGTACCGGCACATCGATAATGCAAAGATCGTCGCCTGTGCAGCGCCGACACCGACACGGCGAGACGCCGTTGCCGCAAAATACGGTCTCACGCCCTATGCTGACGCACGCGAGATGATAGCAAAAGAACGACCGGACTGCGTGCATATCGTCACCTGGCCTGACACGCGTGTGGAGCTCATGACGCTCGTATCGGAAATGAACGTTCCGCTCTGCACGACGGAAAAACCGCTTGCGACGAGCATTACCGACTATAAAGCGCTTTGCGCATTGGCAGACCACACAAGGACGAAATTCGCCGTCTGCCATCAAATGCGCTGGCAGAAAGACCTCATCGCCTGCAGGGAGGCGATAGCCGCGGGCAGTATCGGATCAATTCCCTTCATCGATATTTCATGCGGGATGAACATTGCCGGACAAGGCACGCACACGCTCAACTACGGGCGCTCGCTTATCGGCGATCCGAAAGCGGTGACGGTATTCGGGAACACGAACGGATGGGATGATGCCGACCCCGGCCACCCCGCACCACGCTCTACCGAGGCTTATATCACCTTCGATAATGGCGCACGGGCGCTGTGGACGAGCGGACCGATATCCCCGCGGGCGGGCGATCCGAAGACCACGTGGCAGCATATTCGAATCGGGGCGCATGCATCGAAAGGGCACGTTCTTTGGGAGGAATTCGGGAAATGGGAGATAGAAGGGGCCGCCCCCAGCGTCGGTGATTTCGGCGGCATGGACACATGGGCGAAAGAAAATTCGTTTGCGCAGGCACGATTCCATCAGGCGATGTTCGGCTGGCTCAACGACGATACAAAGATCCCGGGCACATCGTTCACGGCATCGCTCCATGAATGCGCCGTTATTTTCGCGCTCTATCAGAGCAGTGTGGAGCATCGTCCGATATCGATGGAGGACTATGTCCCGCCGGACAATCTTATGGAGAGGATGCGGTCGTAG
- the ftsY gene encoding signal recognition particle-docking protein FtsY: MGLFDAFKRTGTKKGFSLRDIFTRIDGSLYQTLEERLVDADAGPDTAREIVSLLKAAVDTKKLRESDAVRAELAAILKQMLHTGTLAIDGKTLLFIVGVNGVGKTTSIAKLASWIKPTTVPLLVAADTFRAAAIEQLDEWATRISVPIVKGQPAGDPAAVLFDALTSAKAKNIDCVIADTAGRFHNKEGLVRQLMKMKTIAVERFPEFRFVPLLVLDATVGQNGFDQAKVFFEALAVQGIILSKFDSSAKGGILFAISRRLSIPVLFIGTGEKPSDISPFNAASFVDGIVSG, encoded by the coding sequence ATGGGTTTATTCGACGCATTCAAAAGGACCGGCACGAAAAAGGGATTCTCCCTCCGCGATATATTCACCCGTATCGACGGATCGCTCTACCAAACGCTCGAGGAACGCCTTGTCGATGCGGACGCGGGGCCCGATACGGCGCGCGAGATAGTATCCCTGCTCAAGGCCGCGGTCGACACGAAAAAACTCCGCGAGAGCGATGCGGTACGCGCGGAGCTCGCCGCGATATTGAAGCAGATGCTCCATACCGGAACGCTTGCCATCGACGGCAAAACGCTTCTCTTCATCGTCGGCGTCAACGGTGTGGGAAAGACCACGTCCATCGCCAAGCTCGCGTCATGGATAAAGCCCACGACCGTGCCGCTGCTCGTCGCTGCCGATACGTTCCGTGCCGCGGCGATAGAACAGCTCGATGAGTGGGCGACAAGGATATCCGTGCCCATCGTGAAAGGGCAGCCTGCGGGCGACCCTGCCGCCGTGCTTTTCGACGCGCTTACGAGCGCAAAGGCGAAGAACATCGATTGCGTCATCGCCGACACGGCCGGACGCTTCCACAACAAGGAAGGATTGGTGCGTCAGCTCATGAAGATGAAAACGATAGCCGTCGAACGCTTCCCCGAATTCCGCTTCGTCCCGCTTCTCGTGCTCGATGCCACCGTCGGCCAGAACGGCTTCGATCAGGCGAAGGTGTTCTTTGAAGCGCTCGCAGTACAGGGGATAATCCTCAGTAAATTCGATTCATCGGCAAAGGGCGGCATACTCTTCGCGATAAGCCGCCGATTGTCCATTCCCGTGCTCTTCATCGGCACCGGCGAGAAGCCGAGCGATATCTCCCCGTTCAATGCAGCATCGTTCGTCGATGGTATCGTGAGCGGCTGA
- a CDS encoding DUF58 domain-containing protein encodes MALADHLNEGDIAKLSRIRTAERRASADHRTGDFKSVHAGDGIEFFEHKRYAPGMDVRAIDWRRYARTDELHVKRYEREESRSMAVILDVSASLGKKTVAGPAKSSAAAKLALGAAYIAVNNGLPVSFMAIADTVRDTVHASAHFSQLAAIADIIDGTPFSARSSAASFAALIPPACPVRSDAYIISDFLFMDNDALAPLFTSLHARRVRFRLLQVLSREETDLPFTGDMMLIDAETKASCMIAPALMRGTYARALADLTNALTEAAASHGGRYRLCRTGGALIDDLIAVV; translated from the coding sequence ATGGCGCTTGCTGACCACCTCAACGAAGGCGACATCGCGAAACTTTCGCGCATTCGCACCGCGGAACGGCGTGCGAGCGCCGATCATCGCACCGGTGATTTCAAGAGCGTGCACGCGGGCGACGGCATCGAGTTCTTCGAGCATAAGCGCTATGCCCCCGGCATGGACGTTCGCGCGATAGACTGGCGTCGGTATGCGCGCACCGATGAGCTTCACGTGAAGCGCTACGAGCGCGAAGAGAGCCGCTCGATGGCCGTCATACTCGATGTGAGCGCATCGCTCGGAAAAAAGACCGTCGCCGGGCCGGCTAAATCGAGCGCCGCCGCAAAGCTCGCGCTGGGCGCGGCCTATATCGCCGTGAACAACGGGCTCCCGGTATCGTTCATGGCGATCGCTGACACCGTACGCGATACGGTGCATGCCTCCGCCCATTTCTCCCAGCTCGCCGCCATCGCGGACATCATCGACGGGACGCCGTTCAGCGCACGGTCATCGGCGGCATCGTTCGCCGCGCTCATCCCGCCGGCATGCCCCGTGCGTTCCGACGCATATATCATATCTGATTTTCTCTTCATGGATAATGATGCGCTTGCACCGCTCTTCACATCGCTCCATGCCCGCCGTGTCCGCTTCCGTCTCCTGCAAGTGCTTTCGCGCGAGGAAACCGACCTCCCGTTCACCGGCGATATGATGCTCATCGATGCGGAGACAAAAGCCTCGTGCATGATAGCACCCGCATTGATGCGAGGCACGTATGCGCGCGCGCTCGCCGACCTCACGAACGCGCTCACCGAGGCGGCCGCTTCCCACGGGGGGCGATACCGGCTCTGCCGCACCGGCGGCGCTTTGATCGACGATCTCATCGCGGTGGTGTGA
- a CDS encoding BatA domain-containing protein has translation MLTAAAWPFLALALAAVLVLVIHFIMRTRMRTVVFPSNALIDMIRRNEGMRSRLAHILLLLIRMLIILLLALAAARFFFSMQGSLANASHGYFLIDNSPSMGRPYKGARIIDSVRERADIIARRFHMRAGAVVTIITADGALANSTRYEDTRRTILAVSNSEAPFHLSDAFGEIARIASPGERAAIVLFSDAQPSVFSNVVKIDMPSALYTPQAEDNGNAAIIDVAVPKKILFTRTVIPLSIRVARTQYPPGRIIRAFQGGALASTAAVPAGDGIAIIRLSVNVRSPGTAYMTIVLDNDTCDTDNVFHCAFSVVSGFSIAVADSTGDIAVERLKAAITPGNDPIVFSPAGGTPDAVLCVAGAAEPSSARSAPIRIIIPAVNARAEEVSAFIANAASFGAGTVRREQSVISMHASANDLISLLPDMNERIGTRYVVNALPPDVDTPLIADDGSALLMIRRNEVQRTTSVFIALPFTPDNDAFYSSAAFVVLVNRVLSDAHVFRSRIVERSVGERITGLDAVYASNGVIFSPISSERAARPGFYRTDTIIAAVNAASGEHIYGRENAGRYFSSGIDVSDLRDEETLARIADGMELTPAFIAVLLILLALEMALSSNLRIHRKTRGQ, from the coding sequence ATGCTTACCGCAGCAGCATGGCCCTTCCTCGCCCTCGCCCTCGCCGCTGTACTTGTGCTCGTCATTCATTTCATCATGCGTACGCGTATGCGCACGGTCGTGTTCCCGTCCAATGCGCTCATCGACATGATACGCCGCAACGAGGGCATGCGCTCGCGCCTTGCGCATATACTGCTCCTTCTTATCCGCATGCTCATTATCCTGCTTCTCGCCCTTGCCGCTGCCCGTTTTTTCTTCAGCATGCAGGGCTCATTGGCAAACGCATCGCACGGGTATTTCCTCATCGACAATTCCCCGAGCATGGGGCGGCCGTACAAAGGCGCACGCATCATCGATTCCGTCCGCGAACGCGCCGATATCATCGCGCGGCGCTTTCATATGCGGGCGGGCGCGGTCGTTACCATTATCACCGCCGACGGCGCTCTGGCGAACAGCACACGCTATGAGGATACACGCCGCACCATCCTTGCAGTAAGCAACAGCGAAGCCCCATTCCATCTTTCGGATGCGTTCGGGGAGATAGCCCGTATCGCCTCGCCGGGAGAGCGTGCCGCGATCGTGCTTTTCTCGGATGCGCAGCCGTCCGTGTTCAGCAATGTAGTGAAGATAGACATGCCGTCAGCGCTGTACACCCCCCAAGCGGAAGATAACGGCAATGCCGCCATCATCGATGTTGCCGTTCCGAAGAAGATACTCTTCACTCGTACGGTCATTCCGCTGTCGATACGCGTGGCGCGAACGCAATATCCGCCGGGGAGGATCATTCGCGCGTTCCAGGGCGGAGCGCTCGCCTCAACGGCAGCCGTACCCGCCGGCGACGGCATCGCGATCATACGCCTCTCCGTCAATGTACGATCGCCCGGCACCGCATACATGACCATTGTCCTCGACAATGACACCTGTGATACCGACAACGTGTTCCATTGCGCATTCTCCGTCGTGAGCGGTTTTTCCATCGCCGTCGCTGACAGCACCGGGGATATCGCTGTTGAACGCCTGAAGGCCGCTATTACGCCGGGGAACGACCCCATCGTCTTCTCCCCGGCGGGGGGCACCCCGGATGCGGTCTTGTGCGTCGCAGGTGCGGCAGAGCCGTCTTCGGCACGTTCAGCGCCGATACGCATCATCATCCCTGCGGTGAACGCCCGCGCGGAAGAGGTGAGCGCCTTCATCGCGAATGCCGCTTCGTTCGGTGCAGGCACTGTGCGCCGAGAGCAGAGCGTGATATCGATGCATGCATCCGCCAATGACCTCATCTCTCTGCTGCCGGACATGAACGAACGCATCGGCACACGCTATGTCGTGAACGCACTCCCGCCGGACGTCGACACCCCGCTCATCGCCGATGACGGGAGTGCGCTCCTCATGATCCGCCGCAATGAGGTACAGCGGACGACAAGCGTCTTCATAGCCCTGCCGTTCACCCCGGACAACGATGCGTTCTACTCGTCAGCAGCCTTCGTCGTCCTCGTTAATCGCGTATTGTCCGATGCCCATGTGTTCCGCTCGCGAATAGTTGAGCGCTCCGTCGGTGAAAGAATCACCGGGCTTGATGCCGTCTACGCATCCAACGGCGTCATCTTTTCGCCCATCAGCTCCGAACGGGCAGCGCGTCCGGGGTTCTACCGTACCGATACGATCATAGCAGCCGTGAATGCGGCGAGCGGAGAACACATTTATGGGCGCGAGAACGCCGGGAGATATTTTTCATCCGGCATCGATGTCAGCGATCTTCGCGATGAGGAAACCCTCGCACGCATCGCCGACGGCATGGAATTGACGCCGGCATTCATCGCCGTACTGCTTATCCTGCTTGCTCTGGAAATGGCTCTCTCATCGAATCTGCGCATTCACCGAAAAACTCGCGGTCAATAG
- a CDS encoding RsmE family RNA methyltransferase — protein MGVMINTIRFAVSPDSINGSEAVIEDAAIVHQIAHVLRRKAGDRIVLFDGSGSEFISVIRSIDTMRIICAIEDRRCGEREARMRISLYFSLLKSDKNDILIQKCAELGVASFVPVSTARTVVTSLSAAKRSRLTAIVREATELSGGVHIPVIHEMQLFADALASLSPGDTGIIAYEGRTDARLTDYRAAGRLSLFIGPEGGYTDDEIALARQRGVTPVTLGSRILRAETAAIGAVAALLL, from the coding sequence ATGGGGGTGATGATCAACACGATACGTTTTGCCGTATCACCCGATTCTATCAACGGTTCGGAAGCGGTCATTGAAGATGCTGCGATAGTCCATCAGATCGCACATGTGCTCAGGCGAAAAGCAGGCGACCGCATCGTCCTCTTCGACGGCAGCGGCAGCGAATTCATTTCGGTCATTCGAAGCATCGACACAATGCGGATAATATGCGCTATCGAGGACCGGCGTTGCGGTGAGCGCGAGGCACGCATGCGTATATCGCTTTATTTCTCGCTCCTCAAGAGCGATAAGAACGACATTCTCATACAGAAATGCGCCGAGCTTGGGGTCGCGTCGTTCGTGCCGGTCAGTACCGCCCGCACGGTGGTCACCTCGCTTTCGGCCGCGAAACGCTCGCGCCTTACGGCCATCGTTCGTGAAGCGACGGAACTTTCCGGCGGCGTGCACATCCCTGTCATTCATGAGATGCAGCTGTTCGCGGACGCGCTCGCGTCGCTCTCGCCCGGTGATACGGGCATCATCGCCTATGAGGGGCGGACAGATGCGCGGCTTACGGACTATCGTGCAGCGGGGAGGCTTTCGCTTTTTATCGGGCCGGAAGGCGGGTACACCGATGATGAGATAGCGCTTGCGCGACAGCGCGGCGTCACACCGGTCACGCTCGGGAGCCGCATACTTCGTGCGGAGACAGCCGCAATAGGTGCGGTCGCGGCATTATTATTGTGA
- a CDS encoding outer membrane lipoprotein-sorting protein produces the protein MKNIIILFSAAAAMYAVTGEEILARMDGNRVYKTVTCTAMMRITQGKEVRTKKMFMKGIGETKAIVKFTNPEDEGTKYLKLNKDMWIYFPEDQETVKISGHMLKEGMMGSDISYEDALESDTLTTKYAISISGEENAGGRACYVLTLDAKVKDVPYEKRKMWVDKETFVGWKQEMYAKSGKLLKESRTLKVETIGGRIYPVKVEMVNKLRKDTKTEFEQTDLVFDTPMNESEFTVRYLQR, from the coding sequence ATGAAAAACATCATCATCCTGTTCTCAGCGGCGGCGGCCATGTACGCCGTCACCGGCGAGGAAATACTCGCCCGTATGGACGGCAACCGCGTCTATAAGACGGTCACCTGCACTGCAATGATGCGCATTACCCAGGGCAAGGAAGTACGGACGAAGAAGATGTTCATGAAGGGCATCGGCGAAACGAAAGCCATCGTGAAATTCACCAACCCCGAGGATGAGGGGACGAAATACCTTAAGCTCAATAAAGATATGTGGATATATTTCCCGGAGGATCAGGAAACGGTGAAGATATCGGGGCATATGCTCAAGGAAGGCATGATGGGAAGCGATATTTCCTACGAAGATGCGCTCGAATCGGATACGCTGACGACGAAGTATGCTATCTCGATAAGCGGCGAGGAGAACGCGGGCGGCCGCGCCTGCTATGTGCTCACGCTCGATGCGAAGGTGAAGGACGTGCCGTATGAGAAACGGAAGATGTGGGTCGACAAGGAGACGTTCGTCGGCTGGAAACAGGAGATGTACGCGAAGAGCGGTAAACTCCTCAAGGAATCACGGACGCTTAAGGTCGAGACCATCGGCGGGAGGATATATCCTGTCAAGGTGGAGATGGTGAACAAGCTTCGTAAGGACACGAAGACGGAATTCGAGCAGACCGACCTTGTTTTCGATACGCCGATGAACGAATCGGAATTCACGGTGCGGTATTTGCAGAGATAA
- a CDS encoding FtsX-like permease family protein, with the protein MMHLIVYAVKNLLRNKRRTALTLFSIAIAVAILLLGNANLNGILGNLVGQSIRDNGHIIVQTKGYTKNERTLPLNESIPDMDIVIRAIEKHGALYASARFTFGAVLIKGERSSKSLGHAFDAVRERNFVKLTDAVVSGSYFTGSGKEMMIGVELARTLSIAPGETLTLLTRDRFGGFKGSRFTVRGIIDLGAYPLNRTFYIPVEKAWKLLDSRNAPQRLAVVISDFSRASAVKRALLKDSTITSRGLDVFRADEVGLFQTMFVYILFIIRMIFALFLAVSVVVIANTMMMSGLERTAEIGVLAAMGMKARAIAASFLFEALALGVVGSLIGSAVGAPIALYLSKHGYVLGSIARGMPIPMKAVIYPELSPATALTIAALGIFISVIAGMIPALRALKLNPAFAIRDGSK; encoded by the coding sequence ATGATGCACCTCATCGTGTATGCGGTAAAGAACCTCCTTCGCAACAAACGGCGTACCGCGCTCACGCTCTTCAGCATCGCTATTGCCGTGGCGATACTCCTCCTCGGCAATGCGAACCTCAACGGCATACTCGGCAATCTTGTCGGACAATCGATACGCGACAATGGCCATATCATCGTGCAGACGAAAGGATACACAAAGAACGAACGCACGCTCCCGCTCAATGAGTCGATACCGGACATGGACATCGTTATCCGCGCCATAGAAAAGCACGGCGCACTCTATGCGTCAGCGCGATTCACGTTCGGCGCAGTGCTCATCAAGGGCGAACGGTCGTCAAAATCGCTCGGGCATGCGTTCGATGCGGTGCGCGAGAGGAATTTCGTAAAACTTACGGATGCCGTTGTCAGCGGATCGTACTTCACCGGCAGCGGCAAGGAGATGATGATCGGCGTTGAGCTCGCCCGGACACTTTCGATCGCTCCCGGCGAAACGCTTACACTCCTCACCCGCGACCGCTTCGGCGGTTTCAAAGGGAGCCGCTTCACCGTGCGCGGCATCATCGATCTTGGCGCGTATCCGCTCAATCGTACGTTCTATATCCCCGTTGAGAAGGCATGGAAGCTCCTTGATTCCCGCAATGCGCCGCAGCGCCTCGCGGTGGTGATCTCCGATTTCTCCCGTGCATCGGCCGTCAAGCGCGCTCTCCTTAAGGACAGCACGATAACATCGCGCGGGCTTGACGTGTTCCGTGCCGACGAGGTAGGTCTTTTCCAGACGATGTTCGTGTACATACTGTTCATCATACGGATGATATTCGCGCTTTTCCTTGCCGTATCCGTCGTGGTCATCGCGAACACGATGATGATGAGCGGGCTCGAACGTACCGCCGAGATCGGCGTACTTGCCGCCATGGGCATGAAGGCACGCGCCATTGCCGCGTCATTCCTCTTTGAAGCGCTCGCCCTCGGCGTCGTGGGGAGCCTCATCGGCTCGGCCGTCGGCGCACCGATAGCGCTCTATCTCTCGAAGCACGGCTATGTCCTCGGATCGATCGCACGCGGTATGCCGATACCGATGAAGGCCGTGATATACCCCGAACTCTCTCCGGCTACCGCGCTCACGATAGCCGCGCTCGGTATTTTCATCTCGGTCATCGCGGGTATGATACCCGCGTTGCGCGCATTGAAACTCAACCCCGCATTCGCTATCCGCGACGGGTCAAAATAA
- a CDS encoding FtsX-like permease family protein has translation MMGIFTLASRNIRRNKRRTALTFAAITVGITAFMLSSTIISGIDETSLRNYLRSETAHAKIMDTNYFAERTDKPLTNLIYRYESIVSRASAGDSPRIRACARLKFAASVIRESDELFCSVTGIDPARDGSVFNILPTAEHGALNAQNALASNANRCLIGKKLAAALSVVPGDEITVNARTRYSANNADTFTVADVFFSDNPEYDSFGIVISLPDAMRLADTENGVSEIAAALPSRDDSIRALLERIRPVLPSSAEVYGWRTQLADVLLFFTIRKVMQRVILVLLLLVAVAGVTNTMLMAVFERTKEIGTLAAMGMKQIDIVRLFIAEGMLIGIVGSTIAIVITFIPVMLMSVVGIPVFGTDVLANVPVSSRLYGHIEWWYYPGAIVIGTAVSVAATLYPSMKAASLNIAAVLRGK, from the coding sequence ATGATGGGGATATTCACGCTCGCTTCAAGGAACATACGCCGCAATAAACGCCGTACGGCGCTCACCTTCGCCGCGATTACCGTCGGCATAACGGCATTCATGCTCTCAAGCACCATCATCAGCGGCATCGATGAGACATCGCTCAGGAATTATCTGCGCTCGGAGACGGCGCATGCGAAGATCATGGATACGAACTATTTCGCCGAACGGACGGACAAACCGCTCACCAACCTCATCTACCGCTATGAGTCCATCGTCAGCAGGGCTTCAGCAGGGGACTCGCCGCGCATCCGCGCATGCGCACGTCTGAAATTCGCCGCATCGGTGATACGCGAATCGGATGAGCTCTTCTGTTCGGTGACCGGCATAGATCCCGCACGGGACGGATCGGTCTTCAACATTCTGCCGACCGCGGAGCATGGTGCCCTGAACGCTCAAAACGCGCTTGCGAGCAATGCCAACCGCTGTCTCATCGGAAAAAAGCTTGCCGCGGCGCTCAGTGTCGTGCCCGGCGATGAGATCACGGTCAATGCACGGACACGCTACAGCGCGAATAATGCGGACACGTTCACGGTAGCCGATGTGTTTTTCAGCGATAATCCCGAATATGATTCATTCGGCATTGTGATATCGCTCCCCGACGCCATGCGCCTTGCCGATACGGAGAACGGCGTAAGCGAGATCGCGGCAGCATTACCCTCGCGCGATGACAGCATACGAGCGCTCCTTGAACGCATACGCCCGGTGCTCCCGTCATCCGCAGAGGTCTACGGCTGGCGCACACAGCTTGCCGACGTGCTCCTGTTCTTTACGATCAGAAAAGTGATGCAGCGCGTCATACTCGTGCTGCTGCTCCTTGTCGCCGTCGCCGGTGTGACGAATACGATGCTCATGGCGGTGTTCGAGCGGACAAAGGAGATCGGTACGCTTGCGGCCATGGGCATGAAGCAGATCGATATCGTGCGGCTCTTTATAGCCGAGGGCATGCTCATCGGCATCGTCGGGAGCACTATCGCGATCGTTATCACGTTCATACCGGTCATGCTCATGAGCGTCGTGGGCATACCCGTGTTCGGCACCGATGTGCTTGCTAATGTCCCGGTGTCAAGCCGCCTGTACGGGCATATCGAATGGTGGTATTATCCGGGAGCGATCGTCATCGGGACCGCGGTATCCGTAGCGGCAACGCTCTACCCGTCCATGAAAGCGGCATCGCTCAACATCGCCGCCGTGCTCAGGGGGAAATGA
- a CDS encoding ABC transporter ATP-binding protein, giving the protein MAIAAFEHISKTYRTGEVGVTVLKDITVSVDAEDMAAFVGPSGSGKTTVLNLMGLLDTPDSGTISLDDRPVHGLPRDRLAEIRNELLGFVFQSFNLIPVLSAFENVEFPLIIAGVKVSDERKEAVLDMLRRVGIEQYSHRLPSQLSGGQQQRVAIARALVKRPKIVLADEPTANLDSKSAGETLDLMRTMNEELKTTFIFSTHDPKIMNFARRVITLEDGAIVGDVRR; this is encoded by the coding sequence ATGGCCATCGCAGCGTTCGAACATATTTCAAAGACGTACCGCACGGGCGAAGTCGGTGTAACCGTTCTCAAGGACATCACGGTCTCCGTTGATGCTGAGGATATGGCGGCTTTCGTCGGCCCCTCGGGGAGCGGCAAGACAACCGTGCTCAATCTCATGGGGCTGCTCGACACGCCGGACAGCGGCACAATATCGCTCGATGACCGGCCGGTGCACGGCCTCCCGCGTGACCGCCTTGCCGAGATACGCAATGAACTGCTCGGCTTCGTCTTCCAGAGCTTTAATCTCATCCCGGTGCTCTCCGCGTTCGAGAACGTGGAATTTCCGCTCATTATCGCCGGTGTAAAGGTATCTGATGAGCGGAAGGAAGCGGTTCTGGACATGCTCCGCCGGGTCGGCATAGAACAGTATTCTCACCGTCTTCCATCACAGCTTTCCGGCGGACAGCAGCAGCGGGTGGCCATTGCACGTGCGCTCGTCAAGCGTCCGAAGATAGTGCTTGCCGACGAGCCGACCGCCAATCTCGATTCGAAGTCCGCAGGGGAGACGCTCGATCTCATGCGTACGATGAACGAAGAGCTTAAGACAACGTTCATCTTTTCCACCCACGACCCGAAGATCATGAATTTCGCCCGCCGCGTCATAACGCTCGAGGACGGCGCCATCGTCGGGGATGTGCGTCGATGA
- a CDS encoding FtsX-like permease family protein: MGILLSMAYRNLFRNKRRSLLAASSVMFSITLIVFMQGFYGGFMDSIIRNATRQESGHIKITTKEYSENERFLPVNKLVDDPGRIAAAVAADRSLSRDIALVTERIRFGVLLNNRDRSVPGLCIAGDITNETKMLMLNKAITAGRYLSAERDVIVGEALARSLGISVGSNLVLMTEGSDGSLRVRRFSIVGLFKTGAVGLDKMLFQVSINDARKLLRAGKRTQEIIIMLNDYRNSAAVGARLEKKLKDDTLAVLPWQTKSEIGRLAQFMTATYNIMYFVIALLGAFIITNVIMMVVLERKREIGIMKAMGFSRAEILGLFLSEGVLLGAAGSIAGSALGLLITGLLMIKGVDLGSASSALGNFPLDTVIFPTVSLFSVLTACVLGAVTAAIVSFLPASRAASMAPIDAIKSV; the protein is encoded by the coding sequence ATGGGTATCCTACTTTCGATGGCATACCGGAATTTATTCCGCAATAAACGGCGCTCGCTCCTTGCGGCGAGCTCGGTAATGTTCTCCATTACGCTTATCGTGTTCATGCAGGGATTTTACGGCGGCTTCATGGATTCCATCATACGCAATGCCACGCGCCAGGAAAGCGGCCACATCAAGATCACCACGAAGGAGTACAGCGAGAATGAGCGCTTCCTGCCGGTGAACAAGCTCGTCGACGACCCCGGACGCATCGCCGCCGCAGTCGCGGCAGACAGGTCGCTCTCGCGTGATATTGCGCTCGTCACGGAACGCATTCGCTTCGGCGTGCTCCTCAACAACCGCGACCGCTCCGTCCCCGGGCTCTGCATCGCCGGCGACATCACGAATGAAACGAAGATGCTCATGCTCAACAAAGCCATTACCGCGGGGCGCTATCTTTCCGCCGAGCGTGATGTCATCGTCGGTGAGGCGCTTGCCCGGTCGCTCGGGATTTCTGTCGGCTCGAACCTGGTGCTCATGACCGAGGGGAGTGACGGATCGCTCCGAGTGCGGCGCTTTTCCATCGTCGGACTTTTCAAGACCGGCGCCGTCGGCCTTGATAAGATGCTCTTTCAGGTCTCGATCAACGATGCGCGAAAGCTCCTTCGCGCAGGGAAACGGACACAGGAGATCATCATTATGCTCAATGACTACCGCAATTCAGCGGCGGTGGGTGCGCGGCTTGAAAAGAAGCTCAAGGACGATACGCTTGCGGTACTGCCCTGGCAGACGAAAAGCGAGATCGGACGCCTCGCACAGTTCATGACCGCCACCTACAATATCATGTATTTCGTCATTGCGCTCCTCGGTGCATTCATCATCACCAATGTGATCATGATGGTCGTGCTCGAACGCAAACGCGAGATAGGCATCATGAAGGCGATGGGGTTCTCGCGTGCTGAAATATTGGGATTATTTCTTTCTGAAGGGGTTCTTCTCGGCGCTGCCGGCAGTATCGCCGGTTCAGCCCTCGGGCTCCTTATCACCGGGCTCCTTATGATAAAGGGGGTAGATCTTGGGAGTGCATCATCGGCGCTCGGGAATTTCCCGCTTGACACCGTGATATTCCCGACGGTAAGCCTTTTCTCCGTACTTACCGCGTGTGTGCTCGGTGCTGTGACCGCAGCCATTGTCTCGTTCCTGCCCGCTTCCCGCGCCGCCTCGATGGCGCCCATCGACGCGATCAAGAGCGTGTGA